A genomic region of Mycobacterium senriense contains the following coding sequences:
- the scnC gene encoding thiocyanate hydrolase subunit gamma: MTVHDHDHDRTAAPMVDEITDFEVLEIALRELCIEKGIFTAEDHRRMTEYAEQIGPTPAAHLVARAWLDPAFMEMVVSDPLAASKEVGVDWLHPTGFGTPSDFTAFHVLVDTPTLHHVIVCTLCSCYPRPILGNSPEWYRTPNFRRRIVRWPRQVLAEFGLFLPETVEIRVEDSNQKHRFMVMPVRPEGTDGWTEDQLADIVTRDCLIGVALPRAGVTTNAITETRPAIHPVDE; encoded by the coding sequence ATGACCGTTCACGATCACGATCACGATCGCACCGCCGCGCCGATGGTAGACGAGATCACCGATTTCGAAGTCCTGGAGATCGCCCTTCGCGAATTGTGCATCGAGAAAGGGATTTTCACCGCCGAGGACCACCGCCGCATGACCGAATACGCCGAACAGATCGGGCCGACGCCGGCGGCCCACCTGGTGGCCCGGGCCTGGCTCGACCCAGCGTTCATGGAGATGGTCGTTTCGGATCCGCTTGCCGCCAGCAAGGAAGTCGGTGTCGACTGGCTGCACCCCACGGGTTTTGGCACGCCAAGCGATTTCACGGCCTTTCACGTGCTGGTCGACACGCCGACGCTGCACCATGTCATCGTGTGCACGTTGTGCTCGTGCTACCCGCGACCGATCCTGGGCAACTCCCCCGAGTGGTATCGGACGCCGAACTTCCGTCGCCGCATCGTGCGCTGGCCGCGCCAAGTTCTGGCGGAATTCGGGCTCTTCCTGCCCGAAACGGTAGAGATTCGGGTCGAGGACTCGAACCAGAAGCATCGATTCATGGTGATGCCCGTCCGCCCCGAAGGAACTGATGGCTGGACAGAGGACCAGCTCGCCGACATCGTCACCCGCGATTGCCTGATCGGTGTAGCACTACCCAGGGCCGGGGTGACCACGAATGCGATCACCGAAACCCGACCCGCCATCCATCCGGTCGACGAGTGA
- a CDS encoding aromatic ring-hydroxylating oxygenase subunit alpha has translation MGNEISNAQTSPRPGANWTPLPVPWAVQTADRIPKQRYYDPEFYALEAEMFWPRVWQMACRLEEIPKPGDFVEYEILDESIIVARVDGDTVRAYHNACRHRGVKLVEGNGNRRTFVCPFHGWCWGIDGRNTFVLRPDAFAAENMADDDLRLVSVRCELWGGCAWINLDDDAPALRDWMEPFASIYDAWQVDSLRVEWWQSCLLPVNWKLASAAFMEGYHVPQTHPQLLPSAQTGEPTAAVHPVVASSLYFMRTLGDGMGGMTHENDIRIAEGLQNIELPADPAAAMAAWRSALNDAVVNWHRARGSAMPDLNDLVRRGITDAIGFAFPHHFILPTYSSASSYRIRPLGPEETLFEIWSLTRFPADASAGKPTPPEPMAPDDPRWPPIPAQDFSNLPRQQKGLHSKGFEFMRLSDQIEGLISNFERVIDGFLAGLPYATLLPAIQKTNTTIDVPIADLGFGSEAP, from the coding sequence ATGGGCAACGAGATCTCCAACGCACAAACCTCGCCCCGGCCCGGGGCGAATTGGACGCCGCTACCGGTGCCGTGGGCGGTCCAGACCGCCGATCGGATCCCCAAGCAGCGCTACTACGACCCGGAATTCTATGCGCTGGAAGCCGAGATGTTCTGGCCACGGGTGTGGCAGATGGCGTGCCGGCTCGAGGAAATCCCCAAGCCCGGCGATTTCGTCGAATACGAAATCCTCGACGAATCGATCATCGTGGCCCGGGTGGACGGCGACACCGTGCGCGCCTACCACAACGCCTGCCGCCATCGCGGCGTGAAGCTGGTGGAGGGCAACGGGAATCGGCGCACCTTCGTGTGCCCGTTTCACGGCTGGTGCTGGGGCATCGACGGCCGCAACACGTTCGTCCTGCGGCCCGACGCGTTCGCCGCAGAGAACATGGCCGACGACGACCTGCGGCTGGTGTCCGTGCGCTGCGAGCTATGGGGTGGTTGCGCGTGGATCAACCTCGACGACGACGCGCCGGCTTTGCGTGACTGGATGGAGCCGTTCGCGTCGATCTACGACGCGTGGCAGGTGGACTCGCTGCGCGTGGAGTGGTGGCAATCGTGCCTGCTGCCGGTGAACTGGAAACTGGCGAGCGCGGCGTTCATGGAGGGCTATCATGTCCCGCAGACCCACCCGCAGCTGCTGCCGTCCGCCCAGACCGGCGAGCCTACCGCGGCAGTGCATCCCGTCGTCGCGAGCAGCTTGTATTTCATGCGCACGCTCGGCGACGGCATGGGCGGCATGACGCACGAAAACGACATCCGGATCGCCGAGGGCCTGCAGAACATCGAGTTGCCGGCCGACCCCGCTGCGGCGATGGCGGCGTGGCGCAGCGCACTCAACGATGCCGTCGTCAACTGGCACCGCGCCCGCGGCAGCGCCATGCCCGATCTCAACGACCTGGTCCGCCGCGGGATCACCGACGCGATCGGATTCGCCTTCCCGCACCACTTCATCCTGCCGACCTACAGCAGCGCGTCCTCGTATCGCATCCGTCCGCTGGGGCCCGAGGAGACGTTGTTCGAGATCTGGTCTCTCACCAGGTTTCCGGCGGACGCGTCGGCCGGCAAACCTACGCCCCCCGAACCGATGGCGCCCGATGATCCGCGCTGGCCGCCCATCCCCGCTCAGGATTTCTCCAACCTGCCCCGGCAGCAGAAGGGGTTGCACTCCAAGGGCTTTGAATTCATGCGCCTGTCCGACCAGATCGAGGGCCTGATCTCGAATTTCGAACGGGTCATCGACGGCTTCCTGGCGGGCCTGCCGTATGCCACCCTGCTGCCGGCCATCCAGAAGACCAACACCACCATCGATGTGCCGATCGCCGACCTCGGCTTCGGCTCGGAGGCGCCATGA
- a CDS encoding enoyl-CoA hydratase-related protein, which yields MERRELEAVIYEREPPIARIILNRVDKANTKDAVLVGEVDSCLHEADRDKDIKVVILKANGKGFCGGHVARWGPDENPYPDFGDTFEDLYKGTADLFLWPTLYLWEFPKPTISQIHGYCVGGGIYLGLLTDFCVASEDAYFQMPLAQSLGEPGGHTMIEPWLLMNWHRTMDWLLLAPTLSAQQALEWGLLNKVVPREQLEDTVEEMARRIAQIPLTTLMAVKNNVKRAWELMGMRVHLQVSHILTNMVGAASDVQARRTELMQSGMKPREFVDKPESPPT from the coding sequence ATGGAGCGGCGCGAACTCGAAGCTGTCATCTACGAACGCGAACCGCCGATCGCGCGGATCATTCTCAACCGGGTGGACAAGGCCAACACCAAGGATGCGGTCCTGGTCGGCGAGGTCGACAGCTGCCTGCACGAGGCCGACCGCGACAAGGACATCAAGGTCGTGATTCTCAAGGCGAATGGCAAGGGATTCTGCGGCGGCCACGTGGCGCGCTGGGGCCCGGATGAAAATCCCTATCCGGATTTCGGGGACACGTTCGAGGACCTCTACAAAGGCACCGCCGATCTGTTTTTGTGGCCGACCCTGTATCTGTGGGAATTCCCCAAACCGACCATTTCGCAGATCCATGGTTATTGCGTGGGCGGCGGGATCTATCTCGGCTTGCTGACCGACTTCTGCGTCGCCTCCGAGGACGCGTATTTCCAGATGCCACTCGCCCAGAGCCTCGGGGAACCCGGCGGCCACACGATGATCGAGCCGTGGCTGCTGATGAATTGGCATCGCACCATGGATTGGTTGCTGCTGGCGCCGACGCTATCTGCGCAGCAGGCTCTGGAGTGGGGCCTGCTCAACAAGGTGGTCCCGCGCGAGCAGCTCGAGGACACCGTCGAGGAGATGGCGCGCAGGATCGCCCAAATCCCGTTGACCACACTGATGGCGGTCAAGAACAACGTGAAGCGCGCGTGGGAACTGATGGGAATGCGGGTGCATCTGCAGGTCAGCCACATCTTGACGAACATGGTGGGCGCCGCGTCGGATGTGCAGGCGCGGCGGACCGAGCTGATGCAGTCGGGCATGAAGCCGCGTGAATTCGTCGACAAACCCGAGTCGCCGCCAACGTGA
- a CDS encoding SH3-like domain-containing protein has translation MTTPSDRVRQLDLVARLKTSYPELPEAPTPDLIDHDRFSAYTKTPHDVGGEPDAPLEFENKQYEIWEENTYIMCEVLGWRGIWLSEERRRMGNVDLGRTIYLGLPYYGRWLLAVVRVLVEKHHIGLSELAERMAEVKARYQGGLQGKPLEAKPKSEGDPTTVTRNEHHIRAVGTGDPQIFAGQAGAPKFRVGDEVVVKDLPILLYTRTQEYVRGAKGEIAVVTYESPAAEDETWAGPDQKPEWFYIVRFNLSELWHGYTGPANDTLQTEIPERWLEAAG, from the coding sequence ATGACAACTCCTTCGGACCGGGTACGGCAGCTCGACCTGGTGGCCCGCTTGAAGACTTCCTATCCGGAACTTCCGGAGGCGCCCACGCCCGATCTCATTGATCACGATCGATTCAGCGCTTACACCAAGACCCCACACGACGTCGGGGGTGAACCCGACGCGCCTCTCGAATTCGAGAACAAGCAGTACGAGATATGGGAAGAGAACACCTACATCATGTGCGAGGTTCTCGGGTGGCGCGGAATCTGGCTGTCGGAGGAGCGGCGCCGGATGGGCAACGTGGATCTGGGTCGCACGATCTATCTCGGGCTTCCCTACTACGGGCGCTGGTTGCTCGCGGTCGTGCGCGTCCTGGTCGAGAAACACCACATCGGACTGAGCGAGTTGGCCGAACGCATGGCCGAGGTGAAGGCCCGATACCAAGGCGGGTTGCAGGGTAAACCGTTGGAGGCCAAGCCAAAATCCGAAGGTGACCCGACCACGGTCACGCGCAATGAACACCACATCCGCGCCGTCGGCACCGGCGATCCGCAGATTTTTGCCGGACAGGCGGGCGCACCCAAGTTTCGAGTAGGCGACGAGGTGGTGGTGAAGGATCTGCCGATCCTGCTTTACACCCGCACCCAGGAATACGTGCGCGGCGCGAAAGGTGAGATCGCCGTCGTCACGTACGAAAGCCCGGCCGCCGAGGACGAGACCTGGGCAGGCCCCGATCAAAAACCGGAGTGGTTCTACATTGTTCGGTTCAATCTGTCCGAGCTCTGGCACGGCTACACCGGCCCCGCGAACGACACGCTGCAGACCGAGATCCCCGAGCGCTGGCTCGAAGCGGCAGGCTAG
- a CDS encoding nitrile hydratase subunit beta, with the protein MAAKYGVDNPTPPWHTSLDGMCDALDRSASGPDVLAFVDRRNDEDALSATVYADLPYPENRLVALAHSLLVRGVIDEAELTERMAAVRARLES; encoded by the coding sequence ATGGCCGCGAAGTACGGGGTCGACAATCCAACACCGCCGTGGCACACGAGCCTTGACGGGATGTGCGATGCCCTCGATCGAAGTGCTTCCGGCCCAGATGTTCTCGCCTTTGTCGATCGACGCAACGACGAGGACGCGCTGTCGGCAACCGTTTACGCCGACCTGCCGTACCCGGAAAACCGGTTGGTTGCGCTGGCGCATTCGCTGTTAGTACGCGGTGTCATCGACGAGGCCGAACTCACCGAACGCATGGCGGCGGTGCGGGCCCGGCTCGAATCCTGA
- a CDS encoding FAD-binding protein, with protein MTTRWDHSADLVIAGSGGGGMVAALAALDCGLQPLIIEKQPLVGGSTGLSGGIVWLPNNPLMRADGIADSHEDGLAYLADVVGDIGAPSSPERREMFLTAGFEMINFLTRKGVQLIRCAGWSDYYPNHKGGNASGRAVEGIPFDAARLGAWRDKVQPPLAKNYGYVVLTNELRSVQYFNRAPGAFAVASRVFLRTALARARRRRLLTNGASLIAQMLKALIDLSDGNPPLWTDAAMADLVVDEGRVVGVRVVRDGRPVNVEARRGVLLAAGGFGHNKEMRRRYSGNQPNEGKWSIANAGDTGEVLEAAMRLGAKTDLLDEAWWLPSVFIANGGAVAASLGSGRQRPGAIYVDSTGRRFCNESNSYVEVGKAMYANKAVPCWMIFDEGYVRRYVTSANPLKRNQPLPAELIESGAVKRAATISDLAREIDLPADELAATIRRFNQFAARGLDPDFGRGQSAYNDCLGDPGYRPNAAIGPLGTAPYYATRVLPADVGTCGGVITNEHAQVLDEDDRVIDGLYATGNTTATVMGRTYPGAGASIASSMVFGYVAARHAAGRRLAGEMSR; from the coding sequence ATGACCACTCGGTGGGACCACTCCGCGGACCTGGTCATCGCGGGCAGCGGCGGGGGCGGCATGGTCGCCGCCCTGGCCGCGCTGGATTGCGGGCTTCAACCGTTGATCATCGAAAAGCAACCGCTGGTGGGCGGTTCGACGGGGCTGTCGGGCGGCATCGTCTGGCTACCGAATAACCCGTTGATGCGGGCCGACGGCATCGCGGACTCACACGAAGACGGCCTGGCCTATCTGGCGGACGTGGTCGGTGACATCGGTGCGCCCTCCTCCCCCGAGCGGCGCGAGATGTTCCTGACCGCCGGCTTCGAGATGATCAACTTCCTCACCCGCAAGGGTGTCCAACTGATCCGGTGTGCGGGCTGGAGCGACTACTACCCGAACCACAAGGGCGGCAACGCTTCTGGCCGCGCTGTCGAGGGTATCCCGTTCGATGCCGCGAGGCTCGGCGCCTGGCGCGACAAGGTGCAGCCGCCGCTGGCCAAGAACTACGGATATGTGGTGCTGACCAACGAATTGCGGTCCGTCCAGTATTTCAACCGCGCGCCGGGTGCCTTCGCCGTCGCATCGCGGGTATTCCTGCGCACCGCGCTGGCGCGGGCCCGGCGACGCCGTCTCCTCACCAATGGCGCGTCGCTGATCGCTCAGATGCTCAAGGCGCTGATCGATCTCAGCGACGGCAATCCCCCGCTGTGGACCGATGCCGCGATGGCCGACCTGGTCGTCGACGAGGGCCGGGTGGTCGGCGTGCGTGTCGTCCGCGACGGGAGACCGGTGAACGTCGAGGCCCGGAGGGGAGTCCTGTTGGCCGCCGGCGGTTTCGGCCACAACAAGGAGATGCGCCGCCGGTACAGCGGTAACCAGCCCAACGAAGGGAAGTGGTCGATCGCCAACGCCGGCGACACCGGCGAGGTGCTCGAGGCGGCGATGCGGCTGGGCGCCAAGACCGACCTGCTGGACGAGGCATGGTGGCTGCCTTCGGTTTTCATCGCCAACGGTGGCGCCGTCGCCGCGTCACTGGGGTCCGGACGCCAGCGGCCCGGGGCCATCTACGTCGACTCGACCGGGAGGCGGTTCTGCAACGAGTCCAACTCGTACGTCGAGGTCGGCAAGGCGATGTATGCGAACAAGGCCGTGCCGTGCTGGATGATCTTCGACGAGGGCTACGTGCGCCGATACGTCACCAGCGCCAATCCCCTGAAGCGGAATCAGCCGTTGCCCGCCGAGCTGATCGAGTCCGGCGCGGTCAAGCGCGCCGCGACGATTTCCGACCTCGCCCGCGAGATCGACCTTCCCGCGGACGAATTGGCGGCCACGATCCGGCGGTTCAACCAATTCGCGGCCAGGGGGCTGGATCCCGACTTCGGCCGGGGCCAGTCGGCCTACAACGACTGCCTCGGCGACCCCGGGTACCGTCCGAACGCGGCGATCGGTCCGCTGGGCACCGCCCCGTACTACGCGACTCGGGTGCTCCCCGCCGACGTCGGGACGTGCGGCGGCGTGATCACCAACGAGCACGCCCAGGTTCTCGACGAAGACGATCGGGTGATCGACGGCTTGTACGCGACCGGCAACACCACCGCGACCGTGATGGGGCGCACGTATCCGGGGGCCGGTGCGAGCATCGCCAGTTCGATGGTGTTCGGGTACGTCGCCGCCCGCCACGCGGCGGGACGCAGGCTCGCCGGCGAGATGAGCCGCTGA